atatacatatatatacatctctatatataatgatgatgcgtagtctagacagcgtttttagatttcattattctctttaacccgggcaacgccgggtatttctgctagtatatatatatatatatatatatatatacacacatacatctacgtttatatatcaatatatatatatatatatatatatatacacatacatctatgtatatatacatacatatatataaatacatgcataacctctctctttctctcacagacacacCAGCACCATTGCTCTCTCTGTCGCTCACATTGTTTTCATTACAAACTTTCCTGATTACCCGCTTCATAATCTAATCCAGAAAAACATCGTGACCATTGGTTCAGTCGTCTGGtcgtgaagagggaacagacagacatccggacataacgcccattatcGTAAGAAGGTATATCAACTACTAAGTGTATTAATCTACTCCTActttgagttatctcccttgtaaacAATACAACTTGAGTCTTGTTTATTTCATTTCGTCTTTAAGATCTTGTTTTTCATGTGGATGGCGTCTTTGAATCATATTTTCTTAATAGGTAGTTATTTTTCTATACCGACCAATTTACAATCTGGAATATCTAATTAATGCTTTTTTCCTCATTGCATAATTATTCCTAattaacttttcattttttcctgcatttaatatatgaacatttacttaACCATTAGTTTCATATGGATGGCATCTGAATTATTCTATTTCAGCAATTTTGTAGCTTATTTTAACCACTTGAAAAACTTTGCTTCGAATAGCCAACCTCTATGCAATCACTAAACCTGCCAGTAATAGaatttaaactggctgtatccagcccaatattctatttgttttatggtcaaactggctacaatgtcattcaaaaaatgtACAACCATAGCATTGAAATCTTAATGTTACAAAACAATGCTcaagtaattcaaaataatatgaataaataagcattatagtttataaagtaatctgaatgctaaagggttaaatgtaaattaaaatatatatatatatgtaaataagataCACAGTTAACaagtcaataaaattttaattttcttttaatcaataataagaaagaaatgaaaaacatttaaacacagtttaatttttcaaatttaatttataagaaagaaaatacagcCAATGTTAGTGTtcagatatgtaaatatttccagaataaattattttctggGAGTTTTGGTTTAAAACAAACCATTGTCAACATGATTTTAGTCTTTAGAAAGAATATCAACTTGAAATGTTCAGTGAACAGTGCAGGTAGGAATGGGAAAGTGAGACTTGTGTAATCACAGTTAGATTCTCCCCAAAATGGAAGAACAGAATAGGGAGGCAGGAAATGTAGGGAGTGGAAAGTGAGGGATGTTGCTGCATAGCTACAACTGCTGCAGCTTGCATCTTTGCCACTGCTCTTAGACATAGCAGTCAATAGGCAATTGGATATAGAAGTTCAAGTTTCAAGGACACCCATTTTGAGACTGAAATGTTACCTTGAACTGAGATCATTTTTCAAGTCCATTATTAATTAATGGtcatatttctgaaaaaaaaaaaaaatatatacatatatatgagaaacaagtaaagaggtctggaaagtgtgtgtgtgagacagtaagagagagagagaggaagagaaaaataatttcttatattttattactttacatTCTAAGTAAACATaagttttgtaattttatatatttacaaaatactcAGCAACTAGATGAAAATTATTTCTGGCCCTAAAGggcatattaattaattttttattgagAATATGTTTCAAGCCTTACTCTAAAGCAATTTAAAGGGCCTACAAAAATGTGCAGGTCTGATAAGTGAATGGTCAGAGTCCCAGTTGCTTGGTTGGATTATATTCAGATATAGTGTGTCAGAAACACATGTTATCACTGGTTGACTGACTGTTTATATCATGAATTTCGAGTGGTATTGATTTGGCTGTTGGTGTTTGTTTAactctttcaataccaacccaacTGAGACTGACCTGGGACCCATGTCATCAAGCTGCATGTACCAAGGTATATCTCAGATAGAGTCATGGTCTAAATTCTATTATCCATATGAAGAATAACACAAGATTTCTATAGCTAAAAGATGTATTATAGTCTTCTGTATGAACCATTTTTGTTTAGTAGTCTTCAAAAgacagtaagaaaaagaaaaaacttaagatgcaaaatttgatattataccaaaaattaataaaagtagtGTATTCTTGTTAGAAATATTGTAATGAAAAGGCTAATATGAATTTAACTTAATACAGAGAACTTTTTAGAGTCATGTTTGAAATGATAAAATTCctataattattttctaaagtTTAATTATAAAGTCAACTTGTATACATTAGAAAAATTTAGTCAATAATATGTAGAACTATATCAAATCCACTGGTAGTTTGCTTctattttaaaagtttcaataaTCACCTCATCTCTAAACCATAGAAGTAAACTAAAAAGCAAATAGCTAAGTGTGTAGATGGCTTCTTGaatcattttctaaataattctattttgctATGCCAATAAATGTACAACCTTgaacatttatttaaacattcattCATTGCTACTTGAGCAATTAAACAGAAAATCTACACTTTGTTGAGGTCAGAATAAGACCAAAATGTTTTCAGTTGTCTCCTATAATAAGTAGaacttgaagaaagaaaaaaatatattagtcagagactaatgtttttgtttttctcattgtatatttattactAACATTAAATACATGATGCATTAAAGGTTTACCTATTGAAGATGACAGATCTAAACTGTAGTTAGAGCAATGTCCCAGCCACAAGCTGGTAGAAAAGCTCTGTACCCTTCAAATATGTACTAACTGACTATAgtaatccatccaacccatgttagctgtaaagtatatgtaaaataatgGTAATTATTAAATGATAACACTAATTTACCTATTGTTTTTTTGATGCTGATGGTATCTCAGAATTATTTTCTAAAAAGCAAATAGTCTAGGGGAAACTATTCAGAACGTGACTGAGAAACAAAGATTTAACAATGAAGATACTATACAAAGTTATTTAAGATTGGTTTTTAAAACCAATGACATCAGACTAAAGAAGCAACATGATATTCTCTGAGCCAAATTATCTTTTTCATTGAGGTAAACTGTGCCAAATAGAGTAATCatgataaaagaatattgatatcaatgatgattataatgataatgttagTAATGATGTTTTCATTGTTGAATAGCTTCACTCATCCTGACCTGAACATATCCATGATATGGATATAGTTTAATGATAAGTTAGGTGCAACTCATATCAAGTTATAGTTTTGTCTGGGATTCTGTACACTGTCatagtgtttgtatgcatgctgTCATGCAAGCTGGACACTGTTATAAAATAAAGTGCAGCATAATAGTTTTGGCTAGATGGTAAGTACAACTACCCGGTAGCTGTACTTGCTGTCTAACCAAAcctaaaaaattcaaggtaatcaTTGCAATAAAAGTAGGCCAGGTGGACTTAGTTAATGATTGATTATTTCATTACCTTGGCATTTATGATAATGGACTGGCAACCAAGCCATAGCTTTTATGCTTTGAGGTGATgtcaataattcttttctaatgATGTGGCATGTtttgtacttatatatctatctaaatgcTTTAAGAAAGAGTAAATGTGAAAGTGTTGACATAATTTTCTGGAGTGTTGTTAATGTATTTTTTGTCTGTGAATGTGGTTGCCAAGAATTACACTTCTCATAAACAGTAAGAGTGGAAATAGTTTTCAATGAAGAAAACTAAGCCAAACAGAAATATGTAATTTGAATATAAAGTTTAAtcctctagcatttaaactgaccatgtctggcccaaatattctactacTTTTATATTAAAGCTGACAAGagccagcctttcacacctaccttaaaatgttattctaaaaataaataatcacattttaaaaatcttggagttatgagataatgcatgattaattcaaaacaatgtgaacaattaagcattacatttgacagagtaatctgaatgctaaagatgTAAAGTCATGATCCTTAATCTTTACAGTTGTTCTGCATATAAACtacattggtttaaaattttggcgtAAGGCTaccaattttaggggagggggtaagttgattatattgacttcagtgcttcattggcacttattttatcaaccccgaatgggatgaaagataaagtcaagcttgacaaaatttgaactcagaatgtaaagatggataaaatgctgcaTATAAACTACATTGttagttattttaattttgttctgtATCTAATAAAAGGGTGTTATGTGTGTTCTAACctgttaaataacaataatacctACTCATTTTTCTGCTTCTTTGAAAGAATTTGCTTTTACAAGTTCCTGTGCTTCTTTAACTGTCTTTGCCACAATTTTCTGAGCTAATTCTTCTGTATTTTcagtttgtttgcttttatttattttccccatGGTAACATGTGCCTCAGCAACTGTTGTTTCTCTAATTCTGTCAGCATGTAGTTTCTGTTCTTCCTTTGTGCTAACATCTGGACTGATTGTTTCTACATTAGTCTCAACAGACTCTTCTTCAATTCTTTCTAAGACACCTAATCCTCCAGAATCAGTCAGTGAACTTGGTGACACTGATAAGGGTCGTTTCTCCTTTGAAGTATTTGAACTGCCGAAAACAATAGGTGAAACTTCATGGGAAGTTTTGTAATAGACATTCTCCATCTGAATTTGGAGTTTTTCACATAAATCATTGACATCTGTTGATTTCAGACCAGTTGTTGGGGTTGGAGGTAGGATAGTAATGATAAATTTACCTATagttaacaaaaggaaaaaaaaaagagagaagaatgaaaataacacattGAATTTgctcatatattttcaaaatgaggGGCATATTTAAAACAGTGTGTTTAAAAAgcatgaaatatttcaaactatATTAGACAACCAGTATTCTCTGCCATGTTACTAGAttaaagttagagagagagagggataataagaaacaagtataaataaaagaaaaaatagaatagaTCCCACATTAGCTAAAATATTTATGCTGTTAAAGGTTAGAGTGcatctaattttcttttatgaagAAAGCAAAAGCTAGAATATATtctgattattaaaaaaataaccccATTCCAGTTAAACTTCAAACATCTATTGaagctttttattttctctcataatTCTCactaattaagaaattaatacaaatattcttcaaaacCTTCATGCTTCCTAAAATTTGCCTACAGTACACTTGATGCCCctcactccatttttttttaatgacttatttactgttcacttcctgtgcatattctatgtactgttcatgcagttttgcTCACTTCttttttgatgagttgtagtTCATTGTATACAGTAAgctcattatataatatatatatatatatatatataaactattgcaTCATCTATTTGTTATCATAGTTGAAGTAAACTCTAATACTTGatagtatattttattactttcttaTCATTGTCTTTCAGAAGAAGATTAAGTTCCATTGTAGCCAGATTTGACATAACATCAGTTATGTAACCATACTAGAAGATTTTCTTGTTGCTTTCTCCAAATGAGCTTAAAGCCTACAGTTTGTATGAAAACATCAGACATTTTCAGGAGTATAAATGAgataagtgaagtgaaatggctAAATCTGGCAATACAAACTAAATTTCAGATTCATACGTACTTATGGCATTTATTTGTATTACTACTAGCAGCAAATCTTTGTTAACCAGTAAAATGCTCagcaattataaaatttaagtaGCTTACACAAATGAAACAAGGTTTTTTATGACAAGCCTATGAAAGAATGCTCAAAAATTATGAAGCAACACTAAGCTAAAAATCATTTCAACTTTGAAAGAACTCAAAATATAATTACCAGGCTCCaactttttttcgtttttgctaTAAAATGGTTGAAATGACGAAAAGATCACTGGTACAATTGGGACCTGAAAATAAAAGTCATCCATAAGTTAACTCTTTCAACAAATTCAACTTTTTAACAATTAATTATGGAACAAAAGGGTCTGTCTTAAAAACTAAATTCTTTCTTGGATCTTTTAAATCTTGTTACCATATGCCCCAAAACCCAATAAGTACTGCAACAGGTACCGATACCTTGTGTCAGCTTTGGTATGGCTtctgcagctagatgcccttcctgatgccaaccacttcacagtgtgtattatatacttttcattttattcttttatttgtttcaatcatttgactgtggccatgctggagcactgccttgaaggatctTAGTTAAACAAGTcagccccaagacttatttttaaagcttagtacttattctattggtctctttgccaaactgttaagttacggagacgtaaacacaccaacaccagttgtcaagcagtgatggggcgggggacaaatacagacacacacataggtatatacatatgcgtgcacacacacacacacacacacacacacatgacaggcttctttcagtttccatttaccaaatccactcacaaggctttagtcagcccaagactatagtagaagacatttgcccaaggtgccatgcagtgggactgtacctggaatcatgtgtttaggaagcaaacttcttaccacacagccacacctttttTAGATACTTTTTATTCATGCCATTGGTAGAAGGGCAGttgccaagtaatttgcaagacaaaagagAACAGAGGTGAGGGATATCTGAGAGGGAGAGGTGAATTTATGCCATGTGTTGAatggctaaagtatgatagaaggacaaGTATAGGTGTCTCACTATAGAGGGGATACGTGACTACCACACATTATATAAGGGCGAGTGGGAGTAGTTAGGAAGGAGATAAAGACAGTAGTGATGGAGTGATTAAATGAGGTTGAAGTAGGATTTGTTCTTCCTAGTAAAACCCGCACCAGCAATGACTACCTAAACACATCCATGGGCTGTAGGGTTGTtgcctgagtggtgcaaaggtgtcatcAGCCAGGAGTAGTAGGGAGTCGCCAACACATGGTGGAAATGGTATTGCACTGTTACAGCTCATtcccccatactactactactactactattgggaAAATTCTGCATAATGATGAAGCCTTAAAAGTCAGCATTGTCCACCAGTATCTCAACTGTCCAGATTAATAACTtctacattttaattaattaatgtttcaaATCTTCATTGGTTTACTCCCCCTCCCCCCGTCTCTCTTTGCTAATCActctcattactattattatccaCCAGCACTCTTCTACTCAGTATCAAATTAACCATACATTTTGGattaaaagattttgtttttaaatagatttgAATAATTCTATGAGGAAAAACAATGAAGCtttgttaatatataaaaatcacacAATGAATATTAGCTACAATGGATTATacattaatttttaattgaattattatCAATAGCTCAATTTATTAATGGAGAAATTTGTATTTCAGGCATAAAGGCTAATGAATTTATTAAGAATCAGTTCCGTGCTTATGTGGTATTCCAATgtaacagattttaaaaaaatgacaatttgagtaaaattatgtgtgtgtgtgtgtgtgtgagtgagtgaaaagAATAAAACTCTTAATGAAATGGATACATTTACAGTGAAGTAATTCATTACagctacttaatttatctaaAGCTTTTAAAGAGagataattaaaaatgtttttaagtgataataaaaatttaaaaatattaacaaaaataaagactcatcaaatagatttttttttaatactttacaGTATGCATTAGTTCATGACTCTAAATATCagtatttagcatttaaactggccatatccggcacAAATACTCTATCAGTTTTATGTTCAAGGCAAGACAGATCTAACCTCTTGCATCTATTTTATAATggccttctaataataataaaaaaactaaaagaaaactcacatcattgaaatatataagcatataagcatTCCGTTTAATAGTTATCTgaatacaaaagggttaaaattcaCTGGTGAAAATTGCTAAGCTAATGTAGTTCAACTAAATGATATTATTACAGTTTACTGAAATAGAAAGTAAATCGGTTATTACTTTTGTAATAACCGATTTACTTTCTATTTCAGTAAAAACTATATTATCATTCAAGTTCAATATACTCAGTTTGCAATTTTCTCATCATATGATTCTGATTGGAATTTAAACTTGTTACCAAGAAGTCAATTTTAACTCCATTTTAAAAATCCAATGAGGCTTCatgctgtttttttattttccatgtcttttcataattttaatataCAAAGCACTTTAaaattctgggttttttttcttgacTATGGTGGACCAATGTTTTTGCAATAGCAATTGTGCATCAGTAATACATTCATCTAATTCATGATAGCATATAATAAATGGAGGGaaaaataattgatatatatatataaattaatataaacagctaggtgcaatgtaataccataaaggaaaaatttaatcgtCACTAAGTGTGACAAAGGGTGCTGAAGCACCTACTTTGCTAGagataagagttaaaatactccTAAGAAGAATgcaacatatagacatatactgaCAGGGGAGGTAACTGCCCAATGACCGTTGCTAGGATCACCAGACTAGCCCTagttttgcctatatatatatataaataatatataaatgtaagcatatatccatacatatatgtacatacctacatctatatgtatacatgcatgcatatatgggtacagaacatcaaaaaaacgttaaacacaatgagaaacgaaaacatagaaaataaacatttttcgaacaacgaaaaaaacagagaaacgagacatgcaacataaagagtataccccttcgtcagttgtccctgtttcatctactccgcatttcgaaggcaaagacaaatatatatatgtgtgtgtgtgtgtgtgtgtgtgtgtgcgtgtgatctatatttaacatctgtgttccatgctggcatgggttggacagttttacagATTTGACAGGTCAGAGGACTGTCAATTTCTAAtacctgttttggcatgggtgttatagctggatgcccttcctaatgccaaccaatgtACAAattgtactgggtgctctttcctgccactggcactagtgaggtcatgAAGCAGCTCACAGACAAGACCCCATGATTGAGAGGGAGTAGTATTGAGAGAGGTGtcttatgccaggtgttgagaggcaaGTATGATAGAGgataggaacaggtgtcttgctgtagaggagagaCATGACTATCCCAGCTGGAAAATGAGAAAAGATGgtggttatacacacatatacaactacaGGGAAAGAGAAAACTTGGAGAAAAAATTAACTACTGAGGTATTGatgcatgtgtgagagtgagttCTATCTATGCAGATTATATTCATTTTAGTTATCATAGTTTGATTATAAAGCTGATTCAATCACTACTAGATAACGGAAGATGAGAcattcaccctttagcattcagattactcggtcaaatttaaaagttattaattcacatagttttgaattaatcatattgtagctctgagatttcaatgatgtgattgtatatttttagagtgaTATTTGTAAGAGGCCAGAATgtgacagtttgaacataaaaacaggtggaatatttgagccagatatggctggtttaaattatCAAAAAGGCAAATTACATCAGCATACCTGGGACTGAACTGCCAAATGAAAAACACCCTTTTTGAAGGGTAACATGCGTCCATCACGATTTCGAGTACCTTCTGGGAATGTGAATAAGCGAATCTGAGAAAAAACAGATGAACAAATATAAAAGTCAATGCAATATTCAACAATACCAAGATTGacagcaaatagaaaaaaaaaaaaatttagtcttagaaataaaataatgtacctgtttttttgtaataatttctGCTGTATCCACCAGCGTTTTTAGTGCTTTTTCATGATTTAAACGATCAATAAAGATTGTGCCACAAAGCCAGGCAGCTACACCAAATACACCAGTATATAAGAGTTCTTTTTTGGCTAAACTAGTGCAGTAATCTGGCCATATTTCCATCATacctagaataaaataaaataaataaattaaaatctgaCAGAGTTATTGCTATTTAAACTATAATTAGACAGATGAAAATATGACAATCATTTTGTAACTTTTGTAAAATAGGTAAATTTATTGTAGCCTTTATTGAAATATGTGGTTTATTTTAGGAAATCttaaaaaacgaaaacaagaagTAGGAAGGAGTTCAGAGtgacaaaaagataaaattttaactctttagcattcggattaccctttcaaatgtattgcttatttatacacattgttttgaattaatcatgcactatcttgtaactttgagattttgacgaggtaactatttcatcatcatcatcatcatcgtcgtcgtttaacgtccactttccatgctagcatgggttggacgatttgactgaggactggtgaaactagatggctac
The genomic region above belongs to Octopus bimaculoides isolate UCB-OBI-ISO-001 chromosome 2, ASM119413v2, whole genome shotgun sequence and contains:
- the LOC106878776 gene encoding 1-acyl-sn-glycerol-3-phosphate acyltransferase alpha, whose translation is MGFWDIIFWIFLLVLLTIPVLYSFSGHFRYYVKIGIYYFIVLFLATVVCLVAWVRPFHVNNHKILKYTFWCVKYILGIDVETRGKKNLEVVKGPYIITCNHQSSLDFIGMMEIWPDYCTSLAKKELLYTGVFGVAAWLCGTIFIDRLNHEKALKTLVDTAEIITKKQIRLFTFPEGTRNRDGRMLPFKKGVFHLAVQSQVPIVPVIFSSFQPFYSKNEKKLEPGKFIITILPPTPTTGLKSTDVNDLCEKLQIQMENVYYKTSHEVSPIVFGSSNTSKEKRPLSVSPSSLTDSGGLGVLERIEEESVETNVETISPDVSTKEEQKLHADRIRETTVAEAHVTMGKINKSKQTENTEELAQKIVAKTVKEAQELVKANSFKEAEK